One Falco biarmicus isolate bFalBia1 chromosome 9, bFalBia1.pri, whole genome shotgun sequence genomic region harbors:
- the TMEM141 gene encoding transmembrane protein 141 — translation MVNLGLRRVEDSVAAKHPALQQYAACQSHAFMKGIGTFLAGSGAAFAVQKLVGKKLPYSPQWSLPLAAVAGSLASYVVTRAETQKCSDFWIYLETGKSPQELAMASRASEPTENLPIAEDRESTALPVRRNKYGDVVE, via the exons atgGTGAACCTGGGGCTGCGGCGGGTGGAGGACAGCGTGGCCGCCAAGCACCCG GCGCTGCAGCAATACGCCGCCTGCCAGTCCCACGCCTTCATGAAGGGCATCGGCACCTTCCTGGCAG GGAGCGGAGCCGCCTTCGCAGTGCAGAAGCTGGTGGGCAAGAAGCTGCCGTACAGCCCGCAGTGGAGCCTGCCGCTGGCGGCgg TCGCAGGGTCCCTCGCCAGCTACGTGGTGACTAGAGCTGAGACGCAGAAATGCTCCGACTTCTGGATTTACCTGGAGACAGGCAAGTCGCCACAGGAGCTTGCCATGGCTAGTAGGGCATCTGAACCCACAG aaaATCTGCCCATCGCAGAGGACAGAGAGAGCACAGCACTGCCGGTGAGGAGGAACAAGTACGGGGATGTCGTGGAGTAG
- the CLIC3 gene encoding chloride intracellular channel protein 3: MWAGRGRGSSTGTASTRREPPPSMAEKPQIQLFVKASEDGESVGHCPFCQRLFMVLLLKGVPFTLTTVDMKRALDVLKDFAPGAQLPVLLYNGEPKTDTVTIEDFLEDKLGPPMFPSLVPQYRESSLAGNDIFHKFSTFIKNPVPAQDDALQRSLLRALLKLDEYLSAPLEHELAQDPHLRVSQRRFLDGEQLTLADCNLLPKLNIVQVVCQHYRRFGIPKDLRGVWRYLNSASETKEFKYTCPNSEEIIQAYRSVVRSQQ, from the exons atgtgggctgggaggggccgcggctccagcacaggcacagccagcactCGGCGAGAGCCACCACCCAGTATGGCAGAGAAACCCCAAATCCAGCTCTTCGTGAAG GCAAGTGAGGATGGGGAGAGCGTGGGCCACTGCCCCTTCTGCCAGAGGCTCTTCATGGTGCTGCTGCTCAAAGGGGTGCCCTTCACCCTCACCACCGTAGACATGAAGAG GGCGCTGGACGTGCTGAAGGACTTCGCCCCAGGTGCCCAGCTGCCCGTTCTGCTCTACAACGGCGAGCCCAAGACCGACACCGTCACCATTGAGGACTTCCTGGAGGACAAGCTGGGCCCCCCCAT GTTCCCCAGCCTGGTACCCCAGTACAGGGAGTCGAGCCTGGCTGGGAATGACATCTTCCACAAGTTCTCCACCTTCATCAAGAACCCAGTGCCTGCCCAGGATGACG CGCTGCAGCGGAGCCTGCTGCGGGCACTGCTGAAGCTGGACGAGTACCTGAGTGCCCCCCTGGAGCACGAGCTAGCCCAGGACCCACACCTCCGAGTCTCCCAGCGCCGCTTCCTTGACGGGGAGCAGCTCACGCTAGCTGACTGCAACCTGCTGCCCAAGCTCAACATCGTTCAG GTCGTGTGCCAGCATTACCGCCGCTTTGGCATCCCCAAGGATCTGCGGGGCGTGTGGCGCTACCTCAACAGCGCCAGCGAAACCAAGGAGTTCAAATACACCTGCCCCAACAGCGAGGAGATCATACAAGCCTATCGCTCTGTGGTCCGCTCGCAGCAGTGA
- the PAXX gene encoding protein PAXX isoform X3 has product MAEPAGPFRLLRDGPRRYLCYCGPGGTVYVTDALEVWAGELDARPPLDCRCQPEEHGTELREALGRGAAALSLGEGKATLQLREEARCSALELFKLPMAQARSQLQALVFDMAGCIESLERRLEAVMETLASSCSPEKNTSQSQQLFLPGRQLLGGTPLVPLLVCLLFPRRLLVRVLSKALSVPSAVAAVSCPAVLVPFLAWKGPGLSTVALGVCGIPCAQVRCWASPDRLLTSLQEEVRLHCSSRGFTALPDWGLWQVYGSLLLWERRPGLALPHPPQMLGLPGWAAGGSPWAWRGLQGCQSS; this is encoded by the exons ATGGCGGAGCCGGCCGGGCCCTTCCGCCTGCTGCGGGACGGGCCGCGCCGGTACCTCTGCTACTGCGGCCCCGGCGGCACCGTGTA TGTGACCGACGCGCTGGAGGTCTGGGCCGGGGAGCTCGACGCCCGCCCGCCGCTGGACTGC cGCTGCCAGCCGGAGGAGCACGGCACGGAGCTCAG GGAGGccttggggcggggggcggcggcgctgaGCCTGGGCGAGGGGAAGGCCACGCTGCAGCTGCGGGAGGAGGCCCGGTGCTCGGCCCTGGAGCTCTTCAAGCTGCCCATGGCCCAGGCGAGGAGCCAGCTGCAGGCGCTGGTGTTCGACATGGCGGGGTGCATCGAGAGCCTGGAGAGACGCCTGGAAG CAGTGATGGAGACACTGGCATCTTCCTGCAGCCCTGAGAAGAACACTtcccagagccagcagctcttCCTGCCAGGTAGGCAATTGCTAGGGGGTACTCCCCTGGTTCCACTGCTTGTTTGCCTTCTCTTTcccaggaggctgctggtcCGTGTGCTCTCCAAGGCACTCTCAGTCCcctcagctgtggctgctgtgagcTGTCCTGCTGTTCTGGTGCCCTTCCTGGCATGGAAGGGGCCAGGGCTCAGCACGGTGGCTCTTGGGGTGTGTGGGATACCCTGTGCCCAGGTCAGATGCTGGGCATCACCAGACAGGTTGCTCACTAGCCTCCAGGAGGAGGTCAGGCTTCACTGTTCTTCCAGGGGCTTCACTGCTCTTCCAGActgggggctgtggcaggtCTATGGCTCCCTGCTCCTTTGGGAGAGGAGACCAGGCTTGGCCCTTCCTCACCCGCCACAGATGCTGGgcctgccaggctgggctgctggaggcTCACCCTGGGCATGGAGGGGCTTGCAGGGCTGCCAAAGCAGCTAG
- the ENTPD2 gene encoding ectonucleoside triphosphate diphosphohydrolase 2, translating to MARRVAAILLLLSLGCLLGILLLCLGSGDMRGPPQFKYGIVLDAGSSHTAMFVYKWPADKENNTGVVSEHSMCDVEGPGISSYSSNPPAAGTSLVHCLNQALRDVPKEKHAGTPLYLGATAGMRLLNITNPQASDTVLSAVAATLKSYPFSFRGAKILSGEEEGVFGWVTANYLLENFIKRGWLGEWIQPQKKTLGAMDFGGASTQITFETRDTIEDPRNEVMLKLYGQAYKVYTHSFLCYGRDQVLKRLLSKLLQAERYQATVSHPCWPTGYHKSLLLSSVYDSPCTEKERPSFALNTTVTVVGTGNGSLCTLHVSKLFNFATCSFSRCSFDGIFQPEVSGNFIAFSAFFYTVDFIQTVMGRPVRLPSDLKDAAETICATSWSELLQKAPKLEKRLPDYCAVSTFVYLLMTKGYNFNNHSFPNIAFQKKAGETSIGWALGYMLNLTNMIPAETPSSHKSMLYNYWVILILLFVVTTLTSLATAVCLLRRSKSSAI from the exons TACGGCATCGTGCTGGACGCCGGGTCCTCTCACACGGCCATGTTCGTCTACAAGTGGCCTGCAGACAAGGAGAACAACACCGGGGTGGTCAGCGAGCACAGCATGTGTGATGTGGAGG gtCCTGGCATCTCCAGCTACAGCTCCaaccctccagctgctgggacGAGCTTGGTGCACTGCCTGAACCAGGCTCTGAGAGACGTGCCCAAGGAGAAGCATGCGGGCACCCCACTCTACCTGGGCGCCACAGCCGGCATGCGCCTGCTCAA CATTACAAACCCGCAGGCTTCGGACACCGTCCTCAGTGCCGTGGCAGCCACGCTGAAGTCGTACCCCTTCAGTTTCCGGGGGGCAAAGATCCTGTcgggggaagaggaaggggtCTTTGGCTGGGTCACCGCAAACTACCTCCTGGAGAACTTCATCAAG CGTGGGTGGCTTGGGGAATGGATCCAGCCCCAGAAGAAGACCCTGGGGGCCATGGACTTTGGGGGTGCTTCTACACAGATCACCTTTGAAACCAGGGACACCATCGAAGACCCCAGAAACGAGGTGATGCTGAAGCTGTATGGCCAGGCATACAAAGTGTACACGCACAGCTTCCTCTGCTACGGAAGGGACCAGGTTCTCAAGAGGCTGCTCTCAAAGCTCCTCCAG GCAGAGAGGTACCAAGCAACTGTCTCCCATCCCTGCTGGCCCACAGGCTACCACAAGAGCCTGTTGCTGAGCAGCGTCTACGACAGCCCCTGCACAGAAAAGGAGAGGCCGAGCTTTGCCCTCAACACCACTGTCACCGTGGTCGGCACCGGGAATGGGAGCCTCTGCACTCTGCATGTCAGCAAGCTCTTCAACTTCGCCACCTGCTCCTTCTCCCGCTGCTCCTTTGATGGCATTTTCCAGCCGGAGGTTTCAGGAAACTTCATC GCCTTCTCTGCCTTCTTCTACACGGTGGACTTCATCCAGACAGTGATGGGGAGACCCGTGCGCTTGCCCAGTGACCTGAAGGATGCTGCTGAGACTATCTGTGCCACCAGCTGGAGTGAG TTGCTCCAGAAAGCCCCCAAGCTGGAGAAGAGGCTGCCGGATTACTGCGCTGTCAGCACATTTGTTTATTTGCTCATGACCAAAGGCTACAATTTCAACAACCATTCCTTCCCCAACATTGCCTTCCAAAAGAAG GCAGGAGAAACCTCCATCGGCTGGGCGCTGGGCTACATGCTGAACCTCACCAACATGATCCCAGCAGAGACGCCCTCTTCCCACAAAAGCATGCTGTACAACTACTGGGTCATCCTCATCCTGCTCTTTGTGGTCACCACCCTGACATCCCTGGCAACTGCTGTCTGCCTGCTCCGGCGCAGCAAGTCCAGTGCAATCTAA
- the PAXX gene encoding protein PAXX isoform X2, giving the protein MAEPAGPFRLLRDGPRRYLCYCGPGGTVYVTDALEVWAGELDARPPLDCVCTGAGAAGGPGLPRGWGPGPAASGRAPSPPQRCQPEEHGTELREALGRGAAALSLGEGKATLQLREEARCSALELFKLPMAQARSQLQALVFDMAGCIESLERRLEVMETLASSCSPEKNTSQSQQLFLPGRQLLGGTPLVPLLVCLLFPRRLLVRVLSKALSVPSAVAAVSCPAVLVPFLAWKGPGLSTVALGVCGIPCAQVRCWASPDRLLTSLQEEVRLHCSSRGFTALPDWGLWQVYGSLLLWERRPGLALPHPPQMLGLPGWAAGGSPWAWRGLQGCQSS; this is encoded by the exons ATGGCGGAGCCGGCCGGGCCCTTCCGCCTGCTGCGGGACGGGCCGCGCCGGTACCTCTGCTACTGCGGCCCCGGCGGCACCGTGTA TGTGACCGACGCGCTGGAGGTCTGGGCCGGGGAGCTCGACGCCCGCCCGCCGCTGGACTGCGTATGtaccggggccggggcggcgggggggcccggcttgccccggggctgggggccggggccggccgctTCGGGACGTGccccctctcctcctcagcGCTGCCAGCCGGAGGAGCACGGCACGGAGCTCAG GGAGGccttggggcggggggcggcggcgctgaGCCTGGGCGAGGGGAAGGCCACGCTGCAGCTGCGGGAGGAGGCCCGGTGCTCGGCCCTGGAGCTCTTCAAGCTGCCCATGGCCCAGGCGAGGAGCCAGCTGCAGGCGCTGGTGTTCGACATGGCGGGGTGCATCGAGAGCCTGGAGAGACGCCTGGAAG TGATGGAGACACTGGCATCTTCCTGCAGCCCTGAGAAGAACACTtcccagagccagcagctcttCCTGCCAGGTAGGCAATTGCTAGGGGGTACTCCCCTGGTTCCACTGCTTGTTTGCCTTCTCTTTcccaggaggctgctggtcCGTGTGCTCTCCAAGGCACTCTCAGTCCcctcagctgtggctgctgtgagcTGTCCTGCTGTTCTGGTGCCCTTCCTGGCATGGAAGGGGCCAGGGCTCAGCACGGTGGCTCTTGGGGTGTGTGGGATACCCTGTGCCCAGGTCAGATGCTGGGCATCACCAGACAGGTTGCTCACTAGCCTCCAGGAGGAGGTCAGGCTTCACTGTTCTTCCAGGGGCTTCACTGCTCTTCCAGActgggggctgtggcaggtCTATGGCTCCCTGCTCCTTTGGGAGAGGAGACCAGGCTTGGCCCTTCCTCACCCGCCACAGATGCTGGgcctgccaggctgggctgctggaggcTCACCCTGGGCATGGAGGGGCTTGCAGGGCTGCCAAAGCAGCTAG
- the PAXX gene encoding protein PAXX isoform X5 — translation MAEPAGPFRLLRDGPRRYLCYCGPGGTVYVTDALEVWAGELDARPPLDCVCTGAGAAGGPGLPRGWGPGPAASGRAPSPPQRCQPEEHGTELREALGRGAAALSLGEGKATLQLREEARCSALELFKLPMAQARSQLQALVFDMAGCIESLERRLEVMETLASSCSPEKNTSQSQQLFLPDAGPARLGCWRLTLGMEGLAGLPKQLADLLQSPSCLSLTEADPSPRKNRGAGSALPAKRKIPGESLINPGFRSKKAPSGVDFEDS, via the exons ATGGCGGAGCCGGCCGGGCCCTTCCGCCTGCTGCGGGACGGGCCGCGCCGGTACCTCTGCTACTGCGGCCCCGGCGGCACCGTGTA TGTGACCGACGCGCTGGAGGTCTGGGCCGGGGAGCTCGACGCCCGCCCGCCGCTGGACTGCGTATGtaccggggccggggcggcgggggggcccggcttgccccggggctgggggccggggccggccgctTCGGGACGTGccccctctcctcctcagcGCTGCCAGCCGGAGGAGCACGGCACGGAGCTCAG GGAGGccttggggcggggggcggcggcgctgaGCCTGGGCGAGGGGAAGGCCACGCTGCAGCTGCGGGAGGAGGCCCGGTGCTCGGCCCTGGAGCTCTTCAAGCTGCCCATGGCCCAGGCGAGGAGCCAGCTGCAGGCGCTGGTGTTCGACATGGCGGGGTGCATCGAGAGCCTGGAGAGACGCCTGGAAG TGATGGAGACACTGGCATCTTCCTGCAGCCCTGAGAAGAACACTtcccagagccagcagctcttCCTGCCAG ATGCTGGgcctgccaggctgggctgctggaggcTCACCCTGGGCATGGAGGGGCTTGCAGGGCTGCCAAAGCAGCTAGCTGATCTTTTGCAATCCCCGTCCTGCCTGTCACTGACTGAGgcagaccccagccccaggaagAACAGGGGTGCTGGCTCAGCTTTGCCTGCCAAGAGGAAGATTCCAGGAGAGTCTCTCATAAACCCTGGCTTCAGAAG CAAGAAGGCACCGTCTGGAGTGGATTTTGAGGACTCCTGA
- the PAXX gene encoding protein PAXX isoform X6, with amino-acid sequence MAEPAGPFRLLRDGPRRYLCYCGPGGTVYVTDALEVWAGELDARPPLDCVCTGAGAAGGPGLPRGWGPGPAASGRAPSPPQRCQPEEHGTELREALGRGAAALSLGEGKATLQLREEARCSALELFKLPMAQARSQLQALVFDMAGCIESLERRLEAVMETLASSCSPEKNTSQSQQLFLPDPSPRKNRGAGSALPAKRKIPGESLINPGFRSKKAPSGVDFEDS; translated from the exons ATGGCGGAGCCGGCCGGGCCCTTCCGCCTGCTGCGGGACGGGCCGCGCCGGTACCTCTGCTACTGCGGCCCCGGCGGCACCGTGTA TGTGACCGACGCGCTGGAGGTCTGGGCCGGGGAGCTCGACGCCCGCCCGCCGCTGGACTGCGTATGtaccggggccggggcggcgggggggcccggcttgccccggggctgggggccggggccggccgctTCGGGACGTGccccctctcctcctcagcGCTGCCAGCCGGAGGAGCACGGCACGGAGCTCAG GGAGGccttggggcggggggcggcggcgctgaGCCTGGGCGAGGGGAAGGCCACGCTGCAGCTGCGGGAGGAGGCCCGGTGCTCGGCCCTGGAGCTCTTCAAGCTGCCCATGGCCCAGGCGAGGAGCCAGCTGCAGGCGCTGGTGTTCGACATGGCGGGGTGCATCGAGAGCCTGGAGAGACGCCTGGAAG CAGTGATGGAGACACTGGCATCTTCCTGCAGCCCTGAGAAGAACACTtcccagagccagcagctcttCCTGCCAG accccagccccaggaagAACAGGGGTGCTGGCTCAGCTTTGCCTGCCAAGAGGAAGATTCCAGGAGAGTCTCTCATAAACCCTGGCTTCAGAAG CAAGAAGGCACCGTCTGGAGTGGATTTTGAGGACTCCTGA
- the PAXX gene encoding protein PAXX isoform X1 has protein sequence MAEPAGPFRLLRDGPRRYLCYCGPGGTVYVTDALEVWAGELDARPPLDCVCTGAGAAGGPGLPRGWGPGPAASGRAPSPPQRCQPEEHGTELREALGRGAAALSLGEGKATLQLREEARCSALELFKLPMAQARSQLQALVFDMAGCIESLERRLEAVMETLASSCSPEKNTSQSQQLFLPGRQLLGGTPLVPLLVCLLFPRRLLVRVLSKALSVPSAVAAVSCPAVLVPFLAWKGPGLSTVALGVCGIPCAQVRCWASPDRLLTSLQEEVRLHCSSRGFTALPDWGLWQVYGSLLLWERRPGLALPHPPQMLGLPGWAAGGSPWAWRGLQGCQSS, from the exons ATGGCGGAGCCGGCCGGGCCCTTCCGCCTGCTGCGGGACGGGCCGCGCCGGTACCTCTGCTACTGCGGCCCCGGCGGCACCGTGTA TGTGACCGACGCGCTGGAGGTCTGGGCCGGGGAGCTCGACGCCCGCCCGCCGCTGGACTGCGTATGtaccggggccggggcggcgggggggcccggcttgccccggggctgggggccggggccggccgctTCGGGACGTGccccctctcctcctcagcGCTGCCAGCCGGAGGAGCACGGCACGGAGCTCAG GGAGGccttggggcggggggcggcggcgctgaGCCTGGGCGAGGGGAAGGCCACGCTGCAGCTGCGGGAGGAGGCCCGGTGCTCGGCCCTGGAGCTCTTCAAGCTGCCCATGGCCCAGGCGAGGAGCCAGCTGCAGGCGCTGGTGTTCGACATGGCGGGGTGCATCGAGAGCCTGGAGAGACGCCTGGAAG CAGTGATGGAGACACTGGCATCTTCCTGCAGCCCTGAGAAGAACACTtcccagagccagcagctcttCCTGCCAGGTAGGCAATTGCTAGGGGGTACTCCCCTGGTTCCACTGCTTGTTTGCCTTCTCTTTcccaggaggctgctggtcCGTGTGCTCTCCAAGGCACTCTCAGTCCcctcagctgtggctgctgtgagcTGTCCTGCTGTTCTGGTGCCCTTCCTGGCATGGAAGGGGCCAGGGCTCAGCACGGTGGCTCTTGGGGTGTGTGGGATACCCTGTGCCCAGGTCAGATGCTGGGCATCACCAGACAGGTTGCTCACTAGCCTCCAGGAGGAGGTCAGGCTTCACTGTTCTTCCAGGGGCTTCACTGCTCTTCCAGActgggggctgtggcaggtCTATGGCTCCCTGCTCCTTTGGGAGAGGAGACCAGGCTTGGCCCTTCCTCACCCGCCACAGATGCTGGgcctgccaggctgggctgctggaggcTCACCCTGGGCATGGAGGGGCTTGCAGGGCTGCCAAAGCAGCTAG
- the PAXX gene encoding protein PAXX isoform X4, with protein sequence MAEPAGPFRLLRDGPRRYLCYCGPGGTVYVTDALEVWAGELDARPPLDCVCTGAGAAGGPGLPRGWGPGPAASGRAPSPPQRCQPEEHGTELREALGRGAAALSLGEGKATLQLREEARCSALELFKLPMAQARSQLQALVFDMAGCIESLERRLEAVMETLASSCSPEKNTSQSQQLFLPDAGPARLGCWRLTLGMEGLAGLPKQLADLLQSPSCLSLTEADPSPRKNRGAGSALPAKRKIPGESLINPGFRSKKAPSGVDFEDS encoded by the exons ATGGCGGAGCCGGCCGGGCCCTTCCGCCTGCTGCGGGACGGGCCGCGCCGGTACCTCTGCTACTGCGGCCCCGGCGGCACCGTGTA TGTGACCGACGCGCTGGAGGTCTGGGCCGGGGAGCTCGACGCCCGCCCGCCGCTGGACTGCGTATGtaccggggccggggcggcgggggggcccggcttgccccggggctgggggccggggccggccgctTCGGGACGTGccccctctcctcctcagcGCTGCCAGCCGGAGGAGCACGGCACGGAGCTCAG GGAGGccttggggcggggggcggcggcgctgaGCCTGGGCGAGGGGAAGGCCACGCTGCAGCTGCGGGAGGAGGCCCGGTGCTCGGCCCTGGAGCTCTTCAAGCTGCCCATGGCCCAGGCGAGGAGCCAGCTGCAGGCGCTGGTGTTCGACATGGCGGGGTGCATCGAGAGCCTGGAGAGACGCCTGGAAG CAGTGATGGAGACACTGGCATCTTCCTGCAGCCCTGAGAAGAACACTtcccagagccagcagctcttCCTGCCAG ATGCTGGgcctgccaggctgggctgctggaggcTCACCCTGGGCATGGAGGGGCTTGCAGGGCTGCCAAAGCAGCTAGCTGATCTTTTGCAATCCCCGTCCTGCCTGTCACTGACTGAGgcagaccccagccccaggaagAACAGGGGTGCTGGCTCAGCTTTGCCTGCCAAGAGGAAGATTCCAGGAGAGTCTCTCATAAACCCTGGCTTCAGAAG CAAGAAGGCACCGTCTGGAGTGGATTTTGAGGACTCCTGA
- the PAXX gene encoding protein PAXX isoform X7 has translation MAEPAGPFRLLRDGPRRYLCYCGPGGTVYVTDALEVWAGELDARPPLDCVCTGAGAAGGPGLPRGWGPGPAASGRAPSPPQRCQPEEHGTELREALGRGAAALSLGEGKATLQLREEARCSALELFKLPMAQARSQLQALVFDMAGCIESLERRLEVMETLASSCSPEKNTSQSQQLFLPDPSPRKNRGAGSALPAKRKIPGESLINPGFRSKKAPSGVDFEDS, from the exons ATGGCGGAGCCGGCCGGGCCCTTCCGCCTGCTGCGGGACGGGCCGCGCCGGTACCTCTGCTACTGCGGCCCCGGCGGCACCGTGTA TGTGACCGACGCGCTGGAGGTCTGGGCCGGGGAGCTCGACGCCCGCCCGCCGCTGGACTGCGTATGtaccggggccggggcggcgggggggcccggcttgccccggggctgggggccggggccggccgctTCGGGACGTGccccctctcctcctcagcGCTGCCAGCCGGAGGAGCACGGCACGGAGCTCAG GGAGGccttggggcggggggcggcggcgctgaGCCTGGGCGAGGGGAAGGCCACGCTGCAGCTGCGGGAGGAGGCCCGGTGCTCGGCCCTGGAGCTCTTCAAGCTGCCCATGGCCCAGGCGAGGAGCCAGCTGCAGGCGCTGGTGTTCGACATGGCGGGGTGCATCGAGAGCCTGGAGAGACGCCTGGAAG TGATGGAGACACTGGCATCTTCCTGCAGCCCTGAGAAGAACACTtcccagagccagcagctcttCCTGCCAG accccagccccaggaagAACAGGGGTGCTGGCTCAGCTTTGCCTGCCAAGAGGAAGATTCCAGGAGAGTCTCTCATAAACCCTGGCTTCAGAAG CAAGAAGGCACCGTCTGGAGTGGATTTTGAGGACTCCTGA